A single window of Thiohalorhabdus sp. Cl-TMA DNA harbors:
- a CDS encoding phospholipase D-like domain-containing protein, with amino-acid sequence MSANEPRILREGRNCWRICRADRLAFLIDGHRYYPAVVDSLSRAEGAAWVLAWDIDGRLRLDRGPVPDGLPATLSPFLSALCARKPGLHLYVLLWDYAMIYALEREPIPSVNLGWRSHRRLHFRMDGSHPVGACHHQKVVVVDDAVGYVGGFDLSKWRWDTSGHRPGDPIRVDPEGNPYPPFHDVQMVVDGEAAAALGDLCRQRWSRAGGRREPTEAVAGDPWPAGVEPELRDVRVGIARTHPAYEGKPEAREIEALHLDAIAAARRFIYIENQYLTSHAVGQALSGRLAEVDGPEVAIVLPLRKDGWLERQTMDVLRTRLLRQLRAADQHHRLRVYYPHIPGLGREWVSVHSKVLVADDRLVRLGSANMSNRSMGLDTECDLAVEAGPGEEAVRAVIAGLRNRLLAEHLDVTEEQVAEALAAESPVAAIESLRTESGRSLRPLDGTVNASSERLVPDSAVIDPERPAGPDEFVEIYVPPEDRKTGRRQASLFVAFLLGLVGLAVIWQMTPLAEWVEADKVAAWLDGVRYSPVALPAVILVYVVASLLTLPLAVMIVGTAITFAPGWDSGTPWWRPWSPRS; translated from the coding sequence ATGAGCGCGAACGAGCCAAGGATCCTGCGCGAGGGACGGAACTGCTGGCGGATATGCCGAGCCGATCGGCTCGCCTTCCTGATCGACGGCCACCGCTATTATCCGGCGGTGGTGGACAGCCTTTCCAGGGCGGAAGGGGCCGCCTGGGTGCTGGCCTGGGATATCGACGGGCGCCTGCGCCTGGACCGGGGTCCCGTGCCCGATGGTCTGCCCGCGACGCTCTCCCCTTTTCTCAGCGCGCTGTGCGCCCGGAAGCCCGGGCTGCACCTCTATGTGCTGCTCTGGGACTACGCCATGATCTATGCGTTGGAGCGGGAGCCGATCCCCAGCGTGAACCTGGGATGGCGGTCCCATCGGCGCCTCCATTTCCGCATGGACGGCTCCCACCCGGTGGGCGCCTGCCATCACCAGAAAGTGGTGGTGGTGGACGATGCCGTGGGGTACGTAGGGGGCTTCGATCTGAGCAAATGGCGCTGGGATACCTCCGGGCACCGTCCGGGGGACCCCATCCGGGTGGATCCGGAAGGGAATCCCTATCCGCCCTTCCACGACGTGCAGATGGTGGTGGACGGCGAGGCCGCGGCCGCTCTGGGTGACCTGTGCCGCCAGCGGTGGAGCCGGGCCGGCGGACGCCGTGAGCCCACGGAGGCGGTGGCGGGGGATCCCTGGCCCGCCGGCGTGGAGCCGGAGCTTCGCGACGTCCGCGTGGGCATCGCCCGGACCCATCCGGCCTACGAGGGTAAGCCGGAGGCGCGCGAGATCGAGGCCCTGCATCTGGACGCCATCGCCGCCGCAAGGCGCTTCATCTACATCGAGAACCAGTACCTGACCAGCCACGCGGTGGGGCAGGCCCTGTCCGGAAGGCTCGCGGAGGTCGACGGGCCGGAAGTGGCCATCGTGCTGCCCCTGCGCAAGGACGGGTGGCTGGAGCGGCAGACCATGGACGTGCTACGCACCCGGCTGTTGAGGCAGCTGCGTGCGGCGGACCAGCACCACCGGCTGCGGGTTTATTACCCCCATATCCCGGGATTGGGCAGGGAATGGGTGAGTGTCCACTCCAAGGTCCTGGTGGCCGACGATCGGCTGGTGCGGCTGGGCTCCGCCAACATGAGCAACCGCTCCATGGGACTGGACACGGAATGCGATCTGGCGGTGGAAGCGGGACCCGGCGAGGAGGCGGTCCGCGCAGTGATCGCCGGGCTCCGCAACCGCCTGCTCGCGGAGCACCTGGATGTGACAGAGGAACAGGTGGCGGAAGCCCTGGCCGCGGAATCCCCCGTCGCCGCCATCGAGTCCCTCCGCACCGAGTCCGGGCGCAGTCTACGCCCCCTGGACGGCACCGTGAACGCCTCGTCGGAGCGCCTGGTGCCCGATTCCGCGGTCATCGATCCGGAGCGGCCGGCGGGCCCCGACGAGTTCGTGGAGATCTACGTGCCTCCGGAGGACCGCAAGACCGGCAGGCGCCAGGCATCGCTGTTCGTGGCTTTCCTGCTGGGGCTCGTGGGCCTGGCGGTGATCTGGCAGATGACCCCGCTCGCGGAATGGGTGGAGGCGGACAAGGTCGCCGCCTGGCTGGACGGCGTCCGGTACAGCCCCGTGGCCCTGCCGGCAGTGATCCTGGTGTACGTTGTGGCGTCCCTGCTCACGCTGCCCCTGGCCGTGATGATCGTGGGCACGGCCATTACCTTCGCCCCTGGCTGGGATTCGGGTACGCCATGGTGGCGGCCCTGGTCACCGCGGTCCTGA